A stretch of the Arachis stenosperma cultivar V10309 chromosome 6, arast.V10309.gnm1.PFL2, whole genome shotgun sequence genome encodes the following:
- the LOC130936156 gene encoding pentatricopeptide repeat-containing protein At3g22470, mitochondrial-like produces MLFPHTITNTYHCNRNCNRFPRFCTFLTVSLSTFLFLSIPHYYSSSSPRSSNLEHDAAVASFNRMLHARPSPPVFHFNKLLAAFVKMKRYPTAISLCTEMRLKGITPCLVTLTILINCYCHVGEVALAFSVFGKVMKFGYGVDIVVLNSLIKGLCLGGEIVRALEFHDELVGMGFRLDEFSYGTLIDGLCKAGRTRAAVWMLRRIEGRAVRPNVVMYSTVIDGLCKDGLVNEARHLYLEMIVKGVSPNLFTYRPLVCQLCVVGQVNEAVWWLKEMVLNGVVPDVYVCTILIDALCKKGMLVEAHYMFDKMIELGHEPSIVSFTALIHGYCLNDRVDEARELFDMVFRWGIAPDVWLYNILISAYCKLERLDEALKLFDEMFCRKLFPNLVTYNCLIDCLCKSGRFSYAWKLVNTMCANDLSPDIVTYCIFLDALCKNQHLDKAVALFSKLTKNGLAPDVWSYSILINSYCKEQRIHEALALLREMHLKNLVPHTVTYSSFIDGMCKLGRISSALKFLDEMHDIGPPPDTITYSVVLDALCKTQNLDQAISLFDKMVKNGLEPDVCSYTILISGCCKSERIDEAMHLFEEMRLKNLVPDFVTYISLVDGLCKVGRISNARQLVNVIHDKGLRLRLITYLDVLCKRWHLNMDSKRLIS; encoded by the coding sequence ATGCTCTTTCCTCACACCATAACAAACACCTACCACTGTAACCGTAACTGTAACCGCTTCCCCAGGTTCTGCACCTTCCTCACCGTGTCTCTCTCCACCTTCCTCTTCCTGTCTATCCCTCactattattcttcttcttctcctcgtTCATCCAATCTTGAACACGACGCTGCGGTTGCTTCTTTCAACCGCATGCTCCACGCGCGCCCTTCACCGCCGGTCTTCCATTTTAACAAGCTCTTGGCCGCTTTTGTGAAGATGAAGCGTTACCCCACTGCCATTTCTCTATGCACTGAAATGAGGTTGAAAGGTATCACTCCCTGTCTTGTCACTCTCACCATTTTGATAAATTGTTACTGCCATGTTGGTGAGGTCGCACTTGCTTTCTCTGTTTTCGGGAAGGTTATGAAATTTGGTTATGGCGTTGATATTGTGGTCTTGAATAGTTTGATTAAAGGGTTGTGTTTGGGTGGGGAGATTGTGAGAGCTTTGGAGTTTCATGATGAGCTTGTTGGGATGGGGTTTCGGTTGGATGAGTTCAGTTATGGGACTTTGATTGATGGGTTGTGCAAGGCTGGGCGTACCAGGGCGGCAGTTTGGATGCTGAGGAGGATAGAGGGGCGAGCAGTTAGGCCGAATGTTGTGATGTATAGCACTGTTATTGATGGATTGTGTAAAGATGGGCTTGTGAATGAGGCGCGTCATTTGTATCTTGAAATGATTGTTAAGGGTGTTAGTCCTAATTTGTTCACTTACCGGCCTCTAGTTTGCCAATTGTGTGTTGTGGGGCAAGTGAATGAAGCAGTTTGGTGGCTTAAGGAAATGGTTCTGAACGGCGTAGTCCCGGATGTTTATGTATGCACTATTTTGATTGATGCATTGTGTAAAAAAGGAATGTTAGTGGAAGCTCATTATATGTTTGATAAAATGATTGAATTGGGTCATGAACCTAGCATTGTTAGTTTCACTGCTTTGATACATGGTTATTGTTTGAATGATAGAGTAGATGAGGCAAGAGAACTATTTGACATGGTTTTTCGATGGGGTATTGCTCCTGATGTTTGGCTTTATAATATCCTGATAAGTGCATATTGTAAGCTTGAAAGATTAGATGAAGCTTTGAAGCTCTTCGATGAAATGTTTTGCAGGAAATTGTTTCCCAATCTTGTGACTTATAATTGTCTTATTGATTGTCTTTGCAAATCTGGGAGATTCTCATATGCTTGGAAGCTTGTTAATACAATGTGTGCTAATGACCTAAGCCCTGATATTGTCACTTATTGTATCTTCTTAGATGCTTTATGCAAAAACCAACATCTTGACAAGGCAGTTGCCTTATTTAGCAAACTGACTAAAAATGGGTTGGCCCCTGATGTTTGGAGTTATTCCATATTGATTAATAGTTATTGCAAAGAGCAAAGGATACACGAAGCTTTGGCGCTCTTGAGAGAAATGCATCTAAAGAATTTGGTTCCTCATACTGTAACTTATAGTTCTTTTATTGATGGTATGTGTAAATTGGGGAGGATCTCGAGTGCATTAAAGTTTCTTGATGAGATGCATGATATAGGTCCACCCCCTGATACAATAACTTACAGTGTCGTGTTAGATGCTTTATGCAAAACCCAAAATCTTGACCAGGCAATTTCATTATTTGACAAAATGGTTAAAAATGGTTTGGAACCTGATGTTTGTAGTTATACCATCTTGATTTCTGGATGTTGCAAGAGTGAAAGGATAGATGAAGCCATGCATCTCTTTGAAGAAATGCGTCTAAAAAATTTAGTTCCCGATTTTGTAACTTATATTTCCCTAGTGGATGGCTTGTGTAAAGTTGGTAGAATCTCAAATGCACGGCAGCTTGTTAATGTGATTCATGACAAAGGTCTACGCTTACGTCTTATCACTTACCTAGATGTACTTTGCAAAAGATGGCATCTTAACATGGACAGCAAGCGCCTTATTTCATAA